The following proteins are encoded in a genomic region of Methylibium petroleiphilum PM1:
- a CDS encoding aspartate kinase: MALIVHKYGGTSMGSTERIRNVAKRVAKWARAGHQMVVVPSAMSGETNRLLGLAKELSPASHTPQLARELDMIAATGEQVSVGLLAIALQAEGLQAVSYTGWQVPVRTDSAYTKARIESIDDVRVRADLAAGKVVVITGFQGIDGDGHITTLGRGGSDTSAVAVAAAMKAAECLIYTDVDGVYTTDPRVVPEARRLSAISFEEMLEMASLGSKVLQIRSVEFAGKYRVPLRVLSSFTPWDIPLDEEAKSGTLITFEEDENMEQAVVSGIAFNRDEAKITVMGVPDKPGIAFQILGPVAEANIDIDVIIQNVSHDGKTDFSFTVHRNDYARTMELLKGTVQPVINAAQVLGDPKICKVSIVGIGMRSHVGVASRMFRVLSEEGINIQMISTSEIKTSVVIDEKYMELAVRALHKAFDLDAPAAVPAA, translated from the coding sequence ATGGCACTGATCGTTCACAAGTACGGCGGCACGTCGATGGGCTCGACCGAGCGCATCCGCAATGTCGCCAAGCGCGTCGCCAAATGGGCGCGCGCCGGCCACCAGATGGTGGTCGTGCCCTCCGCGATGAGCGGCGAGACCAACCGGCTGCTCGGCCTCGCGAAGGAGCTGTCGCCCGCATCGCACACGCCGCAGCTGGCGCGCGAGCTCGACATGATCGCCGCCACCGGCGAGCAGGTCTCGGTCGGCCTGCTGGCCATCGCGCTGCAGGCCGAAGGCCTGCAGGCCGTCAGCTACACCGGCTGGCAGGTGCCGGTCCGCACCGACAGCGCCTACACCAAGGCGCGCATCGAGAGCATCGACGACGTGCGTGTGCGCGCCGACCTGGCCGCTGGCAAGGTGGTGGTCATCACCGGCTTCCAGGGCATCGACGGCGACGGCCACATCACCACGCTGGGCCGTGGCGGCTCGGACACCTCGGCGGTGGCGGTCGCGGCGGCGATGAAGGCCGCCGAGTGCCTGATCTACACCGACGTCGACGGCGTCTACACCACCGACCCGCGCGTCGTGCCCGAAGCCCGGCGCCTGTCGGCGATCAGCTTCGAGGAAATGCTGGAGATGGCCAGCCTGGGCTCCAAGGTGCTGCAGATCCGCTCGGTCGAGTTCGCCGGCAAGTACCGCGTGCCGCTGCGCGTGCTGTCGAGCTTCACGCCCTGGGACATCCCGCTCGACGAGGAAGCGAAGTCCGGCACCCTGATCACCTTTGAGGAAGACGAGAACATGGAACAAGCTGTCGTGTCGGGCATCGCCTTCAACCGCGACGAGGCGAAGATCACCGTGATGGGCGTACCCGACAAGCCGGGCATCGCGTTCCAGATCCTCGGCCCGGTGGCCGAGGCCAACATCGACATCGACGTGATCATCCAGAACGTCTCGCACGACGGCAAGACCGACTTCTCCTTCACCGTGCACCGCAACGACTACGCGCGCACGATGGAACTGCTGAAGGGCACCGTGCAGCCGGTCATCAACGCGGCCCAGGTGCTGGGCGACCCGAAGATCTGCAAGGTCAGCATCGTCGGCATCGGCATGCGCAGCCACGTGGGCGTGGCCAGCCGCATGTTCCGCGTGCTGTCGGAGGAGGGCATCAACATCCAGATGATCTCCACCTCCGAGATCAAGACCAGCGTCGTGATCGACGAGAAGTACATGGAGCTCGCGGTGCGCGCGTTGCACAAGGCCTTCGACCTCGACGCGCCGGCCGCCGTGCCTGCGGCATAA
- a CDS encoding YciI family protein has translation MNTYAVLWTYTADAEKVARHKDSHMQYIKSLAAGGAIVEGGAWRDGSGALIIFRASDREQIRGYLDADPFTTEGVIVATQIHEWVAAIGPIARI, from the coding sequence ATGAACACCTATGCCGTTCTCTGGACCTACACCGCCGATGCGGAGAAGGTCGCCCGCCACAAAGACAGCCACATGCAGTACATCAAAAGCCTGGCAGCGGGAGGCGCAATTGTCGAAGGGGGAGCCTGGCGTGACGGCTCGGGCGCATTGATCATCTTCCGCGCCAGTGATCGCGAACAGATCAGGGGCTACCTGGACGCCGATCCATTCACGACCGAAGGCGTGATCGTCGCAACTCAGATCCACGAATGGGTCGCGGCGATCGGGCCGATCGCCAGGATCTGA
- a CDS encoding HDOD domain-containing protein, with protein MTSTMTPALRPISRDELLAALRDLPPLPSVVLELVESLGHDELSATQYAAKISRDQALAARTLRLANSSFYGRGRQVRSVAEAIGVLGLRTVRGVVTAAGLAGSFRRHAGFDHDAFWRHSIGSALCAQALAGELRRDDAELAFTVGLLHDIGRLALASAFAPAYAEVEQWRRDQDCPDGEAERAVLGIDHAEVGGLIARQWNFAPPIVDAIREHHAPPDAAVVTLTGIAHVADAIAHALGLTGDADEAVPALVLPVWAACRLDDAACMRLFARTEAQFETVCEALLQ; from the coding sequence ATGACCAGCACGATGACGCCCGCCCTGCGACCGATCTCCCGCGACGAACTGCTCGCCGCGCTGCGCGACTTGCCGCCGCTGCCGTCGGTGGTGCTCGAACTGGTCGAGTCGCTCGGCCACGACGAGCTCAGCGCCACGCAGTACGCGGCCAAGATCTCGCGCGACCAGGCACTGGCCGCCAGGACACTGCGCCTGGCCAACTCGTCGTTCTACGGGCGTGGCAGGCAGGTGCGCTCGGTCGCCGAGGCGATCGGCGTGCTCGGCCTGCGCACGGTGCGCGGTGTCGTCACTGCCGCCGGGCTGGCCGGTAGCTTCCGCCGCCACGCAGGATTCGACCACGACGCCTTCTGGCGCCACTCGATCGGCAGCGCCCTGTGCGCGCAGGCCCTGGCCGGTGAACTGCGACGCGACGACGCCGAGCTGGCGTTCACGGTCGGGCTGCTGCACGACATCGGCCGGCTGGCGCTCGCCAGCGCGTTTGCACCGGCCTATGCCGAGGTCGAGCAGTGGCGGCGCGACCAGGACTGCCCCGATGGCGAGGCCGAGCGCGCCGTGCTGGGCATTGATCACGCCGAAGTCGGCGGGCTGATCGCACGGCAGTGGAACTTCGCGCCGCCCATCGTCGACGCGATCCGCGAGCACCATGCACCGCCGGACGCCGCCGTGGTCACGCTGACGGGCATCGCGCATGTGGCCGATGCCATTGCCCATGCGCTCGGCCTGACCGGCGACGCCGACGAGGCGGTGCCTGCGCTGGTGCTGCCGGTCTGGGCCGCCTGCCGCCTCGACGACGCGGCCTGCATGCGGCTGTTCGCCCGCACCGAGGCGCAGTTCGAGACCGTCTGCGAAGCGCTGCTTCAATGA
- a CDS encoding HD domain-containing phosphohydrolase, which yields MTAAIPAWTVLAVDDEPNILAALRRLFRATGWRILTAAHAEEALALLAAEPVDAVLSDMRMPGMDGVQFLERVSQGWPRTARLLLTGQADLGSTIAAINRGRLHRYITKPWNDEELVLTLRQVAQNQQLEADKLALEQLTQQQNDELKTLNSSLEIRVALRTEELAAANQRLKRNYLTSIKAFTALIELRGSAQVGHARQVADLTRRIAQAMTLDADTTHDLPIAALLHDIGHIGLSDAVLARPVNRLDSDELRRYRLHPVLGEQALLASDDMQGVAPLIRAHHERWDGQGFPDGLRGAAIPLGARILAVADAFEDLRSGRIDGHVLSPLDARRTVLAARGSQFDPSVVDAFAGLFPAAPPKPAVTTLRLRTADLRAGQTLAQDFVSLEGVLLLSAGQRLNDDLIGRICAFERKHGLALTLGVHASQGAGR from the coding sequence ATGACGGCCGCAATCCCGGCGTGGACGGTGCTCGCCGTCGACGACGAGCCGAACATCCTGGCCGCGCTGCGGCGCCTGTTCCGCGCCACGGGCTGGCGCATCCTGACCGCCGCGCACGCCGAAGAGGCGCTCGCGCTGCTGGCCGCCGAACCCGTCGACGCCGTGCTGTCGGACATGCGCATGCCGGGCATGGACGGTGTGCAGTTCCTCGAGCGGGTCAGCCAGGGCTGGCCGCGTACCGCGCGATTGCTGCTGACGGGCCAGGCAGATCTGGGCTCGACGATCGCTGCCATCAACCGCGGCCGGCTGCACCGCTACATCACCAAGCCCTGGAATGACGAAGAGCTGGTGCTGACGCTGCGCCAGGTCGCCCAGAACCAGCAGCTCGAAGCCGACAAGCTGGCGCTGGAGCAGCTCACGCAACAGCAGAACGACGAGCTGAAGACGCTGAACTCGAGCCTGGAGATCCGCGTCGCCTTGCGCACCGAGGAACTCGCTGCCGCCAACCAACGGCTCAAGCGCAACTACCTGACGTCGATCAAGGCCTTTACCGCGCTGATCGAGCTGCGCGGCAGCGCCCAGGTCGGACACGCGCGCCAGGTGGCCGATCTGACCCGGCGCATCGCCCAGGCGATGACGCTGGATGCCGACACCACGCACGACCTGCCGATCGCCGCGCTGCTGCACGACATCGGCCACATCGGCCTCAGCGACGCGGTGCTGGCGCGACCGGTGAACCGGCTCGACAGCGACGAGCTGCGCCGCTACCGCCTGCACCCGGTGCTCGGGGAGCAGGCCTTGCTGGCCAGCGATGACATGCAGGGCGTGGCGCCGCTGATCCGCGCCCACCACGAGCGCTGGGACGGGCAAGGTTTCCCCGACGGCCTGCGCGGCGCGGCGATCCCGCTCGGGGCCCGCATCCTGGCGGTGGCCGACGCCTTCGAGGACTTGCGCAGTGGCAGGATCGACGGCCACGTCCTGAGCCCGCTGGATGCCCGCCGCACGGTCCTCGCCGCGCGCGGCAGCCAGTTCGACCCGAGCGTCGTCGATGCCTTCGCGGGCCTGTTCCCGGCGGCGCCCCCCAAGCCGGCCGTGACGACGCTGCGCCTGCGCACCGCGGACCTGCGCGCCGGGCAGACGCTGGCGCAGGATTTCGTGTCGCTTGAGGGCGTGCTGCTGCTATCGGCCGGCCAGCGGTTGAACGACGACCTGATCGGCCGCATTTGTGCCTTCGAGCGCAAACATGGCTTGGCGTTGACACTGGGCGTGCACGCGTCGCAAGGGGCCGGCCGGTGA
- a CDS encoding EAL domain-containing protein has translation MPHRDAALTLVAASPTPPGPEYALREVLDRLGPSVFAGLLDADGVLRYANQAALQAIGATPEQVLGLRFETTPWWQGCKLSQRRLQQALASASRGEASRFDVRLAIRGDTLAMDFSLLPLYGPDGRVAWLIPSAHDVSERERARRQLRLTRHAVEQAHDALFLVGPDGAYRDANAAACRLLGLTRKQLLRLRVHDIDTQVNETSWPQRWHEMCERGSSRFETNVRHHDGHEIPVDVSVSLVTSDGETFAHVCVDDLRDRRAAERRIQQLLQFDELTGLPNRQRLFEHLGATLQTSATTAVLVLELDRFKRINDGLGPQIGDAVLREVAGRIAATVRSVDLVARRGGDEFVIVMPAPSVPAPHVAQTLLETIARPMTIEGHEIHLTCGIGIAMAPADGDRADTLLRRANAALEQAKRLGRNQVNVYAGAPHDDDPEQMALETALRHALRDEQFELHYQPQVDLAQGRIVGVEALLRWQHPTLGRISPDRFIPIAEETGLIVPIGDWVLRHAIEQAAAWQRARLPPLRMAVNLSARQLLQPDLARRIEGLLAATGLDPRRFGVEVTESMLIGNFDQAVQHLRALRALGVEVSLDDFGTGYSSLSYLRRLPVDVVKIDRSLVPDVTAPAEDVSITRAIITMAHQLQMKVLAEGVESEGQAALLAANQCDQMQGWWFSAAQTAAAIEAMLREGRQIDPALLGRRSRQRTLLLVDDEENIVAALRRLLRAEGWLLLGATGAEEALQLMARHEVDVILSDQRMPGMTGVELLRRAKQLYPETIRLVLSGYTELQSITDAINEGAIYKFLAKPWDDEQLRTHLREAFALKEMADQNRRLDEEVQAANRELAELNRRLQTLLSAQREQNEREVGSREVAQELLDAVPVPVFGIDDENLLVFVNAPARALFGLDGNLLGRPAAEQLPQTLRRALEGEPLMLTLAGRRWWTMSRPLSGNARGRLLVLLPQAGASK, from the coding sequence ATGCCGCACCGCGATGCCGCACTGACGCTCGTGGCGGCCAGCCCGACGCCGCCAGGCCCGGAATACGCGTTGCGCGAAGTGCTTGACCGGCTGGGCCCCTCGGTGTTCGCGGGCCTGCTCGACGCCGATGGCGTGCTGCGTTATGCCAACCAGGCGGCGTTGCAGGCCATCGGCGCCACGCCGGAGCAGGTGCTCGGCCTGCGCTTCGAGACCACCCCCTGGTGGCAGGGCTGCAAGTTGTCGCAACGGCGGCTGCAGCAGGCGCTGGCCAGCGCATCGCGCGGCGAGGCATCCCGTTTCGACGTGCGCCTCGCCATCCGCGGCGACACGCTGGCCATGGACTTTTCGCTGCTGCCGCTGTACGGGCCCGACGGACGCGTGGCCTGGCTGATCCCTTCCGCGCATGACGTGAGCGAACGCGAGCGGGCACGGCGCCAGTTGCGCCTGACGCGCCATGCCGTCGAACAGGCCCACGACGCGCTGTTCCTGGTCGGGCCCGACGGTGCCTATCGCGATGCCAATGCAGCGGCTTGCCGGCTGCTGGGCCTCACGCGCAAGCAGCTGCTGCGCCTGCGGGTGCACGACATAGACACCCAGGTCAACGAGACCTCCTGGCCACAGCGCTGGCACGAGATGTGCGAACGCGGTTCGTCTCGTTTCGAGACCAATGTTCGCCATCACGATGGCCATGAGATTCCTGTCGATGTCTCCGTCAGCCTGGTGACCAGCGACGGGGAGACTTTCGCCCACGTCTGCGTCGACGACCTGCGCGATCGACGTGCCGCAGAGCGGCGCATCCAGCAGTTGCTGCAGTTCGACGAGCTGACCGGTTTGCCGAACCGCCAGCGGCTCTTCGAGCACCTGGGGGCCACCCTGCAGACCAGCGCCACAACCGCGGTGCTGGTGCTGGAGCTCGACCGCTTCAAGCGCATCAACGACGGCCTCGGCCCCCAGATCGGCGACGCCGTGCTGCGCGAAGTGGCCGGGCGCATCGCCGCCACCGTGCGCAGCGTCGACCTGGTGGCGCGCCGCGGCGGCGACGAGTTCGTGATCGTGATGCCGGCCCCGTCGGTGCCGGCGCCGCACGTGGCGCAGACGCTGCTCGAGACCATCGCGCGGCCGATGACGATCGAGGGGCACGAGATCCACCTCACCTGCGGCATCGGTATCGCCATGGCGCCCGCCGACGGCGACCGTGCCGACACGCTGCTGCGCCGCGCCAACGCCGCGTTGGAACAGGCCAAGCGGCTGGGCCGCAACCAGGTCAACGTCTATGCCGGCGCGCCGCATGATGACGACCCCGAACAGATGGCGCTGGAGACCGCGCTGCGCCATGCGCTGCGCGACGAGCAGTTCGAGCTGCACTACCAGCCCCAGGTGGATCTGGCGCAGGGCCGCATCGTCGGCGTCGAAGCGCTGCTGCGCTGGCAGCACCCGACGCTGGGGCGCATCTCCCCGGATCGTTTCATCCCGATCGCCGAGGAGACCGGCCTGATCGTTCCCATCGGCGACTGGGTGCTGCGCCACGCCATCGAGCAGGCCGCGGCCTGGCAACGCGCCAGGCTGCCACCGCTTCGCATGGCCGTCAATCTGTCGGCGCGCCAGCTGCTGCAGCCGGACCTGGCGCGACGCATCGAGGGCCTGCTCGCCGCAACCGGCCTCGACCCGCGGCGCTTCGGTGTCGAGGTCACCGAGAGCATGCTGATCGGCAACTTCGATCAGGCGGTGCAGCACCTGCGAGCGCTGCGTGCGCTCGGCGTCGAGGTCTCGCTCGACGACTTCGGCACCGGCTACTCGAGCCTGAGTTACCTGCGGCGGCTGCCGGTGGACGTCGTCAAGATCGACCGCTCGCTGGTGCCTGACGTCACCGCCCCGGCAGAAGACGTGTCGATCACGCGCGCCATCATCACGATGGCGCACCAGTTGCAGATGAAGGTGCTCGCCGAAGGCGTCGAAAGCGAAGGCCAGGCGGCACTGCTCGCCGCGAACCAGTGCGACCAGATGCAGGGCTGGTGGTTCAGTGCCGCACAGACGGCCGCAGCGATCGAGGCGATGCTGCGCGAGGGCCGGCAGATCGATCCGGCGCTGCTCGGCCGGCGTTCGCGGCAGCGCACCTTGCTGCTGGTCGACGACGAGGAGAACATCGTCGCCGCGCTGCGCCGACTGCTGCGCGCCGAAGGCTGGCTGCTGCTCGGCGCCACCGGCGCCGAAGAGGCGCTGCAGCTGATGGCACGGCACGAGGTCGACGTGATCCTGTCCGACCAGCGCATGCCGGGCATGACCGGCGTCGAGCTGCTGCGCCGTGCAAAGCAGCTGTACCCGGAAACGATCCGGCTGGTGCTCTCAGGCTACACCGAGCTGCAGTCGATCACCGACGCGATCAACGAGGGAGCGATCTACAAGTTTCTCGCCAAGCCCTGGGACGACGAGCAGCTGCGGACGCACCTGCGCGAGGCCTTCGCGTTGAAGGAGATGGCCGACCAGAACCGCCGCCTCGACGAGGAGGTGCAGGCTGCCAACCGCGAACTGGCCGAGCTGAACCGGCGGCTGCAGACACTGCTGAGTGCGCAGCGCGAGCAGAACGAGCGCGAGGTCGGCAGTCGCGAGGTGGCGCAGGAACTGCTGGATGCGGTGCCGGTGCCCGTGTTCGGCATCGACGACGAAAACCTGCTGGTGTTCGTCAACGCACCGGCGCGGGCGCTGTTCGGCCTGGATGGCAACCTGCTGGGTAGGCCGGCGGCCGAGCAGCTGCCGCAGACCTTGCGGCGGGCACTGGAGGGCGAGCCCCTGATGCTCACGCTGGCGGGTCGCCGCTGGTGGACGATGAGCCGGCCGTTGAGCGGGAACGCGCGCGGCCGCCTGTTGGTACTGCTGCCGCAAGCCGGCGCCTCGAAGTGA
- the tilS gene encoding tRNA lysidine(34) synthetase TilS: MSGSRATAATTTPRSAEPPRGLAVAYSGGRDSTALLHATLIAARDSGLTVHALHVHHGLSARADAWLAHCESQCRRWARRGLPVCFRAMRVQLACRSGDSLEAVARAARYAALRTLAVEQGVALVLLAHHQRDQAETLLLQALRGAGVAGLAGMPRSIERDGITWARPWLARPREAIEAYVRRYRLSYIDDDSNDDPRFARNRLRLQVWPALQAAFPQAEGTLADAARWAQQAAACVADLAALDLAACAATNDVLPLTAWRQLAPHRAVHALRRWLQQAGVTAPTAADLERLMAELPAGAPARWPLKGGELRRYRGELRFVPTPDATREPPAVRETTLALRRGGRYRLPGWGGVLVAERVRAGGVPAAQLAVLSLQPRRGGEQFQGEAGRPARSLKKQYQAAAVPAWARGGPLLYGGDGRLLFVPGLGVDARAMAAPGEPQLALRWEPLPTG; encoded by the coding sequence ATGAGCGGCTCAAGAGCTACGGCCGCTACAACGACACCAAGGAGCGCTGAGCCGCCCCGCGGCCTGGCCGTCGCCTACAGCGGTGGGCGCGACTCCACCGCGCTGCTGCACGCCACGCTGATCGCGGCCCGCGACAGCGGCCTCACGGTCCATGCCCTGCATGTGCACCACGGCCTGAGTGCCCGTGCCGATGCCTGGCTCGCGCACTGCGAGTCGCAGTGCCGGCGCTGGGCGCGGCGCGGCCTGCCCGTGTGCTTTCGCGCGATGCGCGTGCAGCTTGCCTGCCGGTCCGGTGACAGCCTCGAAGCCGTGGCGCGTGCCGCTCGGTATGCGGCGCTGCGCACGCTCGCCGTCGAGCAGGGCGTGGCGCTCGTGCTGCTGGCTCACCACCAGCGCGACCAGGCCGAGACCCTGCTGCTTCAGGCTTTGCGAGGTGCCGGCGTGGCCGGGCTGGCCGGCATGCCGCGCTCGATCGAACGTGACGGCATCACCTGGGCGCGTCCCTGGCTGGCCCGTCCGCGCGAGGCGATCGAGGCCTATGTGCGCCGGTATCGGCTGAGCTATATCGACGACGACAGCAACGACGATCCGCGCTTCGCGCGCAACCGCCTGCGGCTGCAGGTCTGGCCGGCCCTGCAGGCGGCGTTTCCGCAGGCCGAGGGCACGCTCGCCGATGCCGCCCGCTGGGCCCAGCAGGCCGCAGCCTGTGTGGCCGACCTGGCGGCTCTGGACCTGGCGGCCTGCGCCGCGACCAACGACGTGCTCCCGCTCACAGCCTGGCGGCAGCTGGCGCCGCACCGCGCGGTGCACGCGCTGCGGCGGTGGCTGCAGCAGGCCGGCGTCACGGCGCCGACGGCCGCCGATCTGGAGCGGCTGATGGCCGAACTGCCCGCCGGCGCGCCGGCCCGCTGGCCCCTGAAGGGCGGCGAACTGCGCCGTTACCGTGGCGAACTGCGCTTCGTGCCCACGCCGGACGCGACGCGGGAGCCCCCGGCGGTCCGCGAGACCACGCTCGCGCTCCGCCGTGGCGGGCGCTACCGCCTGCCCGGCTGGGGCGGCGTGCTGGTGGCCGAGCGGGTGCGCGCCGGCGGCGTGCCGGCGGCGCAGCTGGCGGTGCTGAGCCTGCAGCCGCGACGTGGCGGCGAGCAGTTCCAGGGGGAAGCCGGTCGGCCGGCGCGAAGCCTCAAGAAGCAGTACCAGGCCGCCGCCGTCCCGGCCTGGGCGCGTGGCGGTCCGCTGCTGTACGGCGGTGATGGGCGGTTGCTGTTCGTGCCCGGCCTGGGGGTTGACGCCCGGGCGATGGCCGCGCCCGGCGAGCCGCAGCTCGCGCTGCGCTGGGAACCGCTGCCGACGGGCTGA
- a CDS encoding ATP-binding protein: MSRTPPESELISLQRANEELRALNQSLHSAQDQLLQSERLASIGQLAAGVAHEINNPIGYVFSNFGTLEAYLERLFEMLEAYEQAEPALADSTIADRLAALRERVELDYLKQDIPALMAESKEGLSRVRKIVQDLKDFSRVDTHQEWGWASLHQGIDSTLNIVANEIKYRADVKREYGALPDIECLPSELNQVFLNLLVNAAHAIGPQRGLIVVRSGDAGDKVWVEVEDNGSGIAPEHLARIFDPFFTTKPVGRGTGLGLSLAYGIVQKHQGRIDVRSEPGRGSCFRVTLPVRRPSAEGGSA; encoded by the coding sequence ATGTCCAGGACCCCACCCGAGAGCGAGCTCATCTCGCTGCAGCGCGCCAACGAGGAACTGCGCGCGCTGAACCAGAGCCTGCACAGCGCGCAGGACCAGTTGCTGCAGTCCGAACGGCTGGCGTCGATCGGGCAGCTGGCGGCCGGCGTGGCGCACGAGATCAACAACCCGATCGGCTACGTGTTCTCGAACTTCGGCACGCTGGAGGCCTATCTCGAGCGCCTGTTCGAGATGCTCGAAGCCTACGAACAGGCCGAACCGGCACTGGCCGACAGCACCATCGCGGACCGGCTCGCGGCCTTGCGCGAGCGTGTCGAGCTCGACTACCTGAAGCAGGACATCCCGGCGCTGATGGCCGAGTCCAAGGAAGGCCTGTCGCGGGTCCGCAAGATCGTCCAGGACCTGAAGGACTTCTCGCGTGTCGACACCCACCAGGAGTGGGGCTGGGCTTCGCTGCACCAGGGCATCGACTCGACGCTGAACATCGTCGCCAACGAGATCAAGTACCGCGCCGACGTGAAGCGCGAGTACGGTGCCTTGCCCGACATCGAGTGCCTGCCGTCGGAGCTGAACCAGGTGTTCCTGAACCTGCTCGTCAACGCGGCCCATGCGATCGGCCCGCAGCGCGGCCTGATCGTCGTGCGCAGCGGCGATGCCGGGGACAAGGTGTGGGTCGAAGTCGAGGACAACGGCAGCGGGATCGCACCCGAACACCTGGCGCGCATCTTCGACCCCTTCTTCACCACCAAGCCGGTCGGCCGCGGCACCGGCCTGGGCCTGTCGCTGGCCTACGGCATCGTGCAGAAGCACCAGGGCCGCATCGACGTGCGCAGCGAACCGGGCCGCGGCTCGTGTTTCCGCGTCACGCTGCCGGTGCGGCGCCCGAGCGCCGAAGGCGGTTCGGCATGA
- a CDS encoding aminotransferase-like domain-containing protein, protein MRDRPTAASTRFELLAQELEQQIAAGVLRAGDRLPSVRQTCASRGLSPSTVFQAYYLLESRGLVRAAPRSGYFVTARADGVLLSEPKTSEPQSGSQPVEVNDLIYACLGAARARDIVPFGSAFPSPVLFPLDRLRRALVSSTRRLEPWSMVEDLPPGNLRLKREIAKLYLRQGMNVATDEIVLTHGAMEALNLCLNAVTRPGDAVVVESPTFYMALQALQRLGLRAIEVPTHCREGIDLGRLAQVIELYRPNACWLMTSFQNPLGSLMPEAKKRDLVELLARHDVPLIEDDVYSELYEGPAAPLPAKAYDRRGLVLHCSSFSKCLAPGYRVGWAAPGRLAREVERLKLMTSLSGSIPVQAALAEYLQEGGYDRHLRGLRQSLLTQRNSLFDAVNRHFPDGTRVVRPAGGYFVWVELPVGVDAMALHRAALAQHISLAPGPMFSARAEFQHHIRLTCGQLWDEALERAMRTLARLVDDAVRAVAAEPASV, encoded by the coding sequence ATGCGTGATCGCCCCACCGCCGCCTCCACGAGGTTCGAACTGCTCGCTCAGGAACTCGAGCAGCAGATCGCTGCCGGCGTGCTGCGCGCGGGGGACCGCTTGCCCTCCGTGCGCCAGACCTGTGCCAGTCGGGGCTTGAGCCCCAGCACCGTATTCCAGGCCTACTACCTGCTCGAGTCCCGCGGCCTCGTCCGCGCAGCGCCACGCTCGGGCTACTTCGTCACCGCGCGCGCCGACGGTGTACTGCTCTCCGAACCGAAAACCTCGGAGCCCCAGTCCGGATCGCAGCCCGTCGAAGTCAACGACCTGATCTACGCCTGCCTGGGTGCCGCGCGCGCGCGCGATATCGTGCCCTTCGGTTCGGCGTTCCCGAGTCCCGTCCTGTTCCCTCTCGATCGACTGCGCCGCGCGCTGGTCTCGAGCACACGGCGGCTCGAGCCCTGGAGCATGGTCGAGGACCTGCCGCCGGGCAACCTGCGTCTCAAGCGGGAGATCGCCAAGCTCTACCTGCGCCAGGGCATGAACGTGGCCACCGACGAGATCGTGCTGACCCACGGTGCGATGGAGGCGCTGAACCTCTGTCTCAACGCCGTGACACGGCCGGGTGATGCGGTGGTGGTCGAGTCGCCGACCTTCTACATGGCGCTGCAGGCCCTGCAGCGCCTGGGCCTGCGAGCCATCGAGGTACCGACCCATTGCCGCGAGGGCATCGATCTCGGCCGCCTGGCGCAGGTGATCGAGCTCTACCGCCCAAACGCCTGCTGGTTGATGACGAGCTTCCAGAACCCGCTCGGCAGCCTGATGCCCGAGGCGAAGAAGCGCGATCTTGTCGAACTGCTCGCCCGCCACGACGTGCCGCTGATCGAAGACGACGTCTACTCGGAGCTCTACGAAGGCCCCGCGGCGCCGCTGCCGGCCAAGGCCTACGACCGCCGCGGCCTGGTGCTGCACTGCTCGTCGTTCTCGAAGTGTCTGGCGCCGGGCTACCGCGTCGGCTGGGCCGCGCCCGGCCGGCTGGCACGCGAGGTCGAACGGCTGAAGCTGATGACGAGCCTGTCGGGGTCGATTCCGGTGCAGGCGGCGCTGGCCGAGTACCTGCAGGAGGGCGGGTACGACCGCCACCTGCGCGGCTTGCGCCAGTCTCTGCTCACGCAGCGCAACAGCCTGTTCGACGCCGTCAACCGGCACTTTCCTGACGGGACGCGGGTGGTGCGGCCGGCCGGCGGCTACTTCGTGTGGGTCGAATTGCCCGTCGGCGTCGACGCGATGGCCCTGCACCGCGCCGCGCTGGCACAACACATCAGCCTGGCCCCGGGGCCGATGTTCTCGGCGCGCGCCGAGTTCCAGCACCACATCCGGCTGACCTGCGGCCAGCTCTGGGACGAGGCGCTCGAGCGCGCCATGCGCACGCTGGCGCGGTTGGTCGATGACGCAGTGCGCGCCGTCGCCGCTGAACCCGCATCGGTCTGA
- a CDS encoding response regulator, translating into MKRLLIVDDQTPVLHALRRLVQRHFKPQQLGVEVCADPLQALQRLQQAHFDVLISDYRMPRLDGVTLLARARELDPRMVRMMLSAAADFGTVLAAVNRAGVFRYITKPWSESQLIADLRAALVFDPCAAPSADERERRRLEALEPGITQVEWGPNGEVLMPGHLPTRPGKL; encoded by the coding sequence GTGAAGCGGCTGCTGATCGTCGACGACCAGACACCGGTACTGCATGCCCTGCGTCGTCTTGTGCAACGGCACTTCAAGCCGCAGCAACTCGGCGTGGAAGTCTGCGCCGATCCTCTGCAGGCCCTGCAGCGCCTGCAGCAGGCGCACTTCGACGTGCTGATCAGCGACTACCGCATGCCGCGGCTGGACGGCGTGACGCTGCTTGCCCGCGCCAGAGAACTGGACCCGCGCATGGTGCGCATGATGCTCAGCGCGGCGGCCGACTTCGGCACGGTGCTGGCGGCAGTGAATCGCGCCGGGGTCTTTCGTTACATCACGAAGCCGTGGAGCGAATCGCAACTGATCGCCGACCTGCGTGCCGCACTGGTGTTCGACCCTTGCGCCGCCCCGAGCGCTGACGAGCGGGAACGGCGCCGACTCGAGGCGCTGGAGCCGGGCATCACGCAGGTCGAGTGGGGGCCGAACGGCGAAGTGCTGATGCCGGGCCACCTGCCGACGCGACCGGGCAAGCTGTGA